In Methanothrix sp., a genomic segment contains:
- a CDS encoding transposase, with amino-acid sequence MPKHIKIVIIIDNVRVHTSKKTLKFLKAVPQRFHFVFTPKHASLYSPTQF; translated from the coding sequence ATTCCTAAACATATAAAAATAGTAATTATTATTGACAATGTCCGCGTACATACTTCCAAAAAAACTCTGAAATTCCTTAAAGCAGTTCCGCAGCGATTCCATTTTGTTTTTACACCTAAACACGCTTCTTTGTATTCGCCGACTCAATTTTGA
- the istA gene encoding IS21 family transposase produces the protein MCKKDWRRRSFPKTERSFNPLAFSLILSVRRYINILSQTWDAPKTTTHGKRIWELLVQDGHKIGYTTVKDEVVRWKRTNAPREVFILQEPRIGQRAEFDWGEVTLNIAGVWQKFYLAVFVLPFSLYRFARLYNRSTRLEVIQAHIEFFREIGSVPEAIFYDRMAAVYDSRKQQFNDKFLEFSMHFGFQPCVCNPASPNEKGTDEESVGYVRRATFSERSSFASINEAAEWLKMRLGEINGHPVYRRSDVPVQGLDQERALMHPLPTLEFENCELKRATISRYSLVKFDGNFYSIPDTYRPRYITLKMLVDRIEFLDGNDIIAVHRRLAGNQKYSLDIAHYIKTFHRKPGALPNSRVLAQADELIRDAFNRYYANDPKKFLPILDLIKETSPEKFSTALAILKEQNIHPTSDSIRFFASSNQCSDG, from the coding sequence ATGTGCAAGAAGGATTGGCGGAGGAGATCATTCCCAAAAACCGAAAGATCGTTCAACCCTCTCGCGTTCTCACTGATCTTGTCCGTCAGAAGATACATCAATATCTTGAGTCAAACATGGGATGCCCCAAAAACAACGACTCACGGCAAAAGAATCTGGGAGCTTCTCGTCCAGGATGGTCATAAAATAGGTTATACCACGGTCAAGGACGAAGTTGTCCGCTGGAAACGCACTAATGCACCCCGAGAGGTGTTTATCTTGCAGGAGCCGCGCATTGGTCAGCGTGCAGAATTCGATTGGGGCGAAGTCACACTCAATATCGCCGGAGTATGGCAGAAATTCTACCTTGCGGTCTTCGTCTTGCCCTTCTCGCTCTATCGATTTGCTCGCCTCTATAACAGATCAACCCGTCTGGAAGTGATCCAGGCCCACATCGAATTCTTCCGCGAGATCGGCTCAGTTCCCGAGGCGATATTCTATGACAGAATGGCTGCTGTATACGATTCTCGAAAGCAGCAGTTCAATGATAAATTTCTGGAATTCTCTATGCATTTCGGTTTTCAGCCCTGTGTCTGCAATCCAGCTTCACCTAACGAGAAAGGGACAGACGAAGAAAGTGTAGGCTATGTCCGGCGTGCCACTTTCAGCGAAAGGAGTTCATTTGCATCCATAAATGAGGCTGCTGAATGGCTAAAAATGCGCCTTGGCGAGATAAACGGCCATCCTGTCTATCGTCGATCCGATGTGCCGGTCCAGGGCCTTGATCAAGAGCGAGCCTTGATGCATCCATTGCCAACACTCGAATTTGAAAACTGCGAACTGAAACGTGCAACTATTTCGCGGTATTCATTGGTAAAATTTGACGGGAACTTCTACTCAATTCCGGATACATACCGTCCTCGATATATTACACTGAAGATGTTGGTGGATAGGATCGAGTTCCTTGATGGAAACGATATCATTGCAGTTCATCGTCGATTGGCTGGGAATCAGAAGTATTCGCTTGATATCGCTCATTACATCAAGACTTTTCATCGCAAACCGGGTGCGCTCCCAAATTCCAGAGTTTTAGCTCAGGCAGATGAACTGATTCGGGATGCTTTCAATCGCTATTATGCGAATGATCCAAAAAAATTTCTGCCTATTCTTGACCTGATAAAAGAGACCTCCCCTGAAAAATTTTCAACCGCTCTTGCGATCCTAAAAGAACAGAACATCCATCCGACCAGCGATAGCATTCGGTTTTTTGCTTCATCAAACCAATGCTCTGATGGTTGA
- a CDS encoding translation initiation factor IF-2 subunit alpha, whose amino-acid sequence MQREGWPEPGSLVVCTVTQVVDFGAFVSIDEFAGKQGLIHISEVASGWIKYIRDHVREGQKIVCKVLNVDTSRHHIDLSLKDVNEHQRREKIQEWKADQKAWKWLEMAYKEQPGDAKRVADALVALYDSLYLAMEETAISGPEALKDADLSEEDVKILESLSRDNVKIPSVEISGYVDITSPAPDGVEVIRKALKQVKRIKDKDAALFVSYVGAPRYRIHVTAPDYKYAESVLKKSAQAIVNYIEQHGGEGAFYREA is encoded by the coding sequence ATGCAACGTGAGGGCTGGCCAGAGCCTGGATCTCTAGTGGTCTGCACTGTCACTCAGGTGGTGGACTTCGGTGCTTTCGTCTCCATAGACGAGTTCGCAGGCAAGCAGGGCCTGATTCATATCTCCGAGGTAGCCAGCGGATGGATCAAGTATATCCGCGACCATGTGCGAGAAGGGCAGAAGATAGTCTGCAAGGTACTGAATGTGGATACCTCCCGGCATCATATCGATCTCTCCCTCAAGGATGTGAATGAGCATCAGAGGCGGGAGAAGATCCAGGAGTGGAAGGCCGATCAGAAGGCCTGGAAATGGCTGGAGATGGCCTATAAAGAGCAGCCTGGAGATGCCAAGAGGGTGGCTGATGCCCTGGTGGCCTTATACGATAGCCTCTACCTGGCCATGGAAGAGACAGCTATCAGCGGCCCTGAGGCCCTGAAAGATGCCGATCTGAGTGAGGAGGATGTCAAGATCCTGGAGAGCCTCTCTCGAGATAACGTCAAGATTCCCTCAGTTGAGATCAGCGGCTATGTGGATATCACCTCTCCTGCTCCGGATGGAGTGGAGGTGATCCGCAAGGCTCTCAAGCAGGTGAAGAGGATCAAGGACAAGGATGCAGCGCTCTTTGTATCCTATGTCGGAGCACCACGTTATCGCATTCATGTCACTGCTCCCGACTATAAATATGCGGAGTCTGTTCTCAAAAAGTCAGCTCAGGCTATAGTGAACTATATAGAACAACACGGCGGAGAGGGCGCTTTCTACAGAGAGGCATGA
- a CDS encoding DNA primase small subunit PriS, with protein MRRHKSFFSRGELVDYVRSMVPRHVYHSAAYYQRPGAPTMNEKLWQGADLIFDLDADHLRSAPESYAGMLAQVKKETEKLLTFLLSDFGFAESRISLAFSGGRGYHIHVRDQRIFSFGGEERREIVDYLSGRGLSMDRFIHEAPVEGWGGAGGRRLRAPAQDSPGWGGRINRSILSFVEGLRILDEPGAVAVLSRVKGIGPKKASSFYRSLQGEGVIEEIRRGNLDLFRGSAGIWKLLLKNCLEDEGVAVGFNLDRERGETDEPVTADVRRLIRCPGSLHGGSGLRATPLSINDLEEFDPLQDAVVFGDEPVALEILKPFSTQMKGNSYSLREGPEELPLYLAVFLMGRGVAEARMRL; from the coding sequence ATGCGACGGCACAAATCCTTCTTCAGCCGGGGGGAGCTGGTGGACTATGTGCGCTCCATGGTCCCCCGCCATGTCTATCACTCTGCCGCCTACTACCAGCGGCCAGGCGCGCCCACAATGAACGAGAAGCTCTGGCAGGGGGCGGATCTGATATTCGATCTGGATGCCGATCACCTCCGCTCTGCCCCCGAAAGCTATGCCGGGATGCTGGCGCAGGTCAAAAAGGAGACCGAAAAGCTCCTCACCTTCCTGCTATCCGATTTCGGCTTTGCTGAGAGCAGGATCAGCCTGGCCTTCTCCGGCGGCCGGGGCTATCACATCCATGTCCGTGACCAGCGGATATTCAGCTTCGGAGGAGAGGAGCGGCGGGAGATAGTGGACTACCTCTCCGGCCGGGGCCTGTCCATGGACCGGTTCATCCATGAGGCCCCAGTGGAGGGATGGGGGGGAGCAGGAGGAAGGCGCCTGAGAGCCCCGGCACAGGACTCGCCGGGCTGGGGGGGGAGGATCAACCGTTCCATCCTCTCCTTTGTGGAGGGTCTGCGCATCCTGGATGAGCCCGGAGCAGTGGCCGTCCTCTCCCGGGTCAAGGGCATCGGCCCCAAGAAGGCCAGCAGCTTCTACCGCAGCCTGCAGGGAGAGGGGGTGATAGAGGAGATCCGCCGGGGGAACCTTGATCTCTTTCGGGGCAGCGCAGGCATCTGGAAGCTTCTTCTGAAGAATTGCCTGGAGGACGAGGGGGTGGCAGTGGGGTTTAACCTGGACCGGGAACGGGGAGAGACCGACGAGCCTGTGACTGCTGATGTGCGCCGGCTGATTCGCTGCCCGGGGAGTCTGCACGGCGGCTCGGGCCTGAGGGCAACGCCCCTATCGATCAACGATCTGGAGGAGTTCGATCCCCTGCAGGATGCTGTGGTCTTCGGGGACGAGCCGGTGGCCCTGGAGATCTTAAAGCCCTTCAGCACCCAGATGAAGGGGAACAGCTACAGCCTGAGGGAGGGGCCGGAGGAGCTGCCGCTATACCTGGCGGTATTCCTCATGGGCAGGGGGGTGGCAGAGGCCAGGATGAGGCTTTAG
- a CDS encoding proteasome assembly chaperone family protein, with protein MKETLVFRIKDIELVDPIMVEGLPGVGHVGKLVADHMVEELNAEKVIEIYSPHFPPQVMVKEDGTIKQVKNEIYARRGEDGGPDLLIVIGDYQSATNEGHYELASIYLDIAESYKVKRIYALGGYGTGQFVDKSSVMGAATSLELVEEMKREGVLFQENEPGGGIIGVSGLLLGLGALRGLEVVCLMGVTSGYLVDPKAASEVLRVLSSILGIEVGMHALEERAKEMEKIIGKLQEMERAQSPFDSGGDEDLRYIG; from the coding sequence ATGAAAGAGACCCTGGTTTTTCGCATAAAAGATATTGAACTTGTCGATCCGATTATGGTGGAAGGGCTGCCTGGTGTAGGCCACGTGGGAAAGCTGGTGGCCGATCATATGGTAGAAGAGCTGAACGCTGAGAAGGTCATAGAGATCTATTCCCCCCATTTTCCTCCCCAGGTGATGGTGAAGGAGGACGGGACCATCAAACAGGTCAAGAACGAGATCTATGCGCGACGGGGAGAGGATGGCGGGCCCGATCTTCTGATCGTCATCGGCGACTACCAGAGTGCCACCAATGAGGGGCATTATGAGCTGGCCAGCATATACCTGGATATCGCCGAGAGCTATAAGGTTAAGCGGATCTATGCCCTGGGTGGCTATGGGACAGGCCAGTTCGTGGATAAGTCCTCAGTGATGGGCGCGGCCACCAGCCTGGAGCTGGTGGAGGAGATGAAAAGAGAGGGGGTCTTATTCCAGGAGAACGAGCCGGGTGGTGGCATCATAGGAGTCTCCGGGCTGTTGCTGGGCCTGGGAGCCTTGAGGGGGCTGGAGGTGGTCTGCCTGATGGGTGTTACCAGCGGCTATCTGGTCGACCCCAAAGCGGCCTCGGAGGTGCTGCGTGTTCTCTCCAGCATCCTGGGCATAGAGGTGGGGATGCATGCCCTGGAGGAGAGGGCGAAGGAGATGGAGAAGATCATAGGCAAGCTCCAGGAGATGGAGCGGGCCCAATCTCCCTTCGATTCAGGTGGGGATGAGGATCTCAGATACATCGGATAG
- a CDS encoding RNA-protein complex protein Nop10, with translation MRSKILRCESCAQYTLKEICPLCRGRAIISKPARFSPDDPYGKYRRALASEAE, from the coding sequence ATGAGATCGAAGATCCTGCGGTGTGAGTCCTGTGCTCAATACACCTTAAAGGAGATCTGTCCCCTCTGCAGGGGCCGGGCCATTATAAGCAAGCCGGCGAGGTTCTCTCCTGACGATCCATATGGCAAGTACAGGAGAGCCCTGGCCTCGGAGGCAGAATGA
- a CDS encoding transposase: protein MAINQDNELLGFEIFKNSPNDSKMLIPFLDKLYRSKIIKLEDIIICDKGFTSKNNYQTIINRFNIVPIIYPRKNTNLEKIIHNLNPPLDLFL from the coding sequence TTGGCAATAAATCAGGATAATGAGCTCCTGGGGTTTGAAATTTTCAAAAACTCGCCCAATGACTCTAAAATGCTTATTCCTTTCCTCGATAAGCTATATCGCTCTAAAATTATCAAATTGGAAGATATAATCATCTGTGATAAGGGTTTTACGTCAAAAAACAATTATCAGACTATCATCAATAGATTTAACATCGTTCCGATCATATATCCCAGGAAAAACACAAATTTAGAGAAGATAATTCATAACCTAAATCCACCTTTGGATTTGTTTTTGTAA
- a CDS encoding nitrilase-related carbon-nitrogen hydrolase, with translation MRAALLQQTVLPCRKSENLSHALLLARTALAEGAKILVYPELFLTGFCYEPVAHQGVRGTDAFEELDPFRDLVRDHDCLIIGSVRRGRSNLGFCLDRSGLYLRAKIHPFGEEKRHFDGGDTISPISTPWGLVGLEICYDLRFPEVARSLALQGADLLVTVAQFPRQREEQWRALCIARAVENQIPHLACNWADGGGSMIITARGLVVAGAEGGEEIIMGEIDPGERDEVRGEIPCFADRRPQVYLR, from the coding sequence ATGCGTGCTGCCCTCCTTCAGCAGACCGTCCTGCCCTGTCGGAAATCCGAGAACCTCTCTCATGCCCTCTTACTGGCCCGCACCGCCCTGGCAGAGGGTGCGAAGATCCTGGTCTATCCTGAACTCTTCCTGACTGGATTCTGCTATGAGCCCGTCGCACATCAGGGGGTGAGAGGGACGGATGCATTCGAAGAGCTTGATCCCTTCCGCGACCTGGTCAGAGATCACGACTGCCTGATCATCGGCTCAGTCCGCCGCGGCCGGTCAAACCTGGGCTTCTGCCTGGACCGCTCCGGCCTGTATCTGCGGGCCAAGATCCATCCCTTCGGGGAGGAGAAGAGGCACTTCGATGGGGGGGATACAATATCTCCCATATCCACCCCCTGGGGCCTGGTGGGGCTGGAGATCTGCTACGATCTGCGTTTTCCTGAGGTGGCCCGTTCCCTGGCCCTTCAAGGTGCCGATCTCCTGGTGACAGTGGCCCAGTTTCCCCGGCAGAGGGAGGAGCAGTGGCGGGCATTATGCATCGCCAGGGCAGTAGAGAACCAGATCCCTCACCTGGCCTGCAACTGGGCAGATGGTGGGGGCTCCATGATCATCACCGCCCGGGGCCTGGTGGTGGCGGGGGCGGAGGGCGGAGAAGAGATCATAATGGGCGAGATCGATCCCGGAGAGAGGGACGAGGTGCGAGGAGAGATCCCCTGCTTCGCCGACCGCCGCCCCCAGGTATACCTGAGGTGA
- a CDS encoding 30S ribosomal protein S27e: MPSKFVKVKCNDCENEQVIFAHAATVVKCLVCGRTLAEPTGGKALIKTTVIEVLE; this comes from the coding sequence ATGCCCAGCAAATTCGTGAAGGTTAAGTGCAACGACTGCGAGAATGAGCAGGTGATCTTCGCCCATGCCGCGACTGTGGTAAAATGTCTGGTCTGCGGGCGCACTCTGGCTGAGCCCACTGGAGGCAAGGCCTTGATCAAGACCACTGTAATAGAAGTGCTCGAGTGA
- the istB gene encoding IS21-like element helper ATPase IstB, protein MDDLPQDGREAIPELKALAFLKERRNVILIGNSGTGKTHMAIAVGIKACEENYRVVFRSAAALVNEMIEARKDNRLSIYIKQFKKVDLLIIDELGYVTFDLAAAELLFQLLAARYETMSTIITSNLGFSDWVKVFHDRTLTAAILDRITHHALILNMNGESFRRK, encoded by the coding sequence ATGGATGATTTGCCACAAGATGGGCGAGAGGCTATTCCTGAACTAAAAGCGCTTGCGTTTCTTAAAGAAAGGAGGAATGTTATTCTCATCGGAAATTCAGGAACCGGCAAGACTCATATGGCTATTGCGGTAGGGATCAAAGCATGCGAGGAGAACTATCGAGTTGTATTTCGCTCCGCAGCGGCATTGGTCAATGAGATGATCGAAGCGAGAAAAGATAACAGGCTCTCAATTTATATCAAACAGTTTAAAAAGGTTGATCTCCTCATAATTGATGAGCTTGGGTACGTAACATTTGATCTCGCTGCTGCTGAATTGCTATTTCAGTTGCTTGCAGCACGATATGAGACTATGAGTACTATCATTACCTCGAACCTGGGATTTTCAGATTGGGTGAAGGTATTCCATGACAGGACTCTAACCGCAGCAATTCTGGATAGGATTACCCACCACGCGCTGATACTGAACATGAACGGAGAGAGTTTCCGCAGAAAGTAG
- a CDS encoding P-loop ATPase, Sll1717 family yields MDNGNEFKNITFGMAAAETEKTHNPNLLIEGFLDANGYIESLLSSNTFLILGPKGSGKTAIASKLELISESDKSLIVKLYYLEDFPYAQFSKLLPINEAPQTRYPNYWEFLLLISFLESFSRNKDTEYFDTNIYKNIVKGLQDLGLTPGQSLADMVKTVSKKEFRINIASVINIAHMSEKAKADYGIDVIFQNLRELCYTVKAKCKHMIIVDGLDDVLTKKDRQYESLIALIQAAERMNRKFLKNNVNSKVIILCRTDLFDKLPGPNKNKIKQDYSKTLDWYQDVRDVTSVNLVKLVNLRAKTSLKREVDIFQEFLPSEIRSGDPTVKTLLDNTRYRPRDFIHLLKNIQEHTKGAIPTVGEVWNGLRTYSLNYLIEEITDELSGYLTPEEIDNSIKLLGSMNEIRFNLTDLEIKKNTDERFNSLELTRILNVLFDSSAIGNVRRNNFGEDRYTMKYRNPYASFDPNKTITIHLGLCKALNIL; encoded by the coding sequence ATGGATAATGGAAATGAATTCAAGAATATTACGTTTGGCATGGCCGCAGCAGAAACTGAAAAAACTCATAATCCCAATTTATTAATAGAAGGATTTCTAGATGCAAATGGATACATTGAAAGCCTTCTGAGTAGCAACACCTTTCTTATTCTAGGTCCAAAAGGCTCTGGAAAAACTGCTATTGCATCAAAACTAGAACTAATATCTGAAAGTGATAAAAGTCTTATTGTAAAGTTATATTATCTAGAAGATTTTCCTTATGCACAATTTTCTAAATTATTACCTATAAATGAAGCTCCACAGACACGTTATCCTAATTATTGGGAGTTCCTGCTTTTAATTTCTTTTTTGGAAAGCTTTTCCAGGAACAAAGATACAGAATATTTTGATACCAATATCTATAAAAATATTGTAAAAGGTCTTCAGGATCTTGGTTTAACCCCAGGCCAATCTTTGGCTGATATGGTTAAGACGGTATCTAAGAAAGAATTTAGAATAAATATAGCTAGTGTCATTAATATCGCTCATATGTCTGAAAAGGCAAAAGCTGATTATGGAATAGATGTCATTTTCCAAAATTTGCGGGAATTGTGCTACACTGTAAAGGCCAAATGCAAGCATATGATAATAGTTGATGGCTTAGATGATGTCTTGACGAAAAAAGATAGACAATATGAATCGTTAATCGCACTAATTCAAGCTGCCGAGAGAATGAATAGGAAATTTTTAAAAAATAATGTAAATTCTAAAGTCATTATCCTATGTAGAACTGACTTATTTGATAAATTACCTGGTCCCAACAAAAATAAAATCAAGCAGGATTACTCAAAAACATTGGATTGGTATCAAGATGTGAGAGATGTAACCTCGGTTAATTTGGTAAAATTAGTGAATCTGCGGGCGAAAACATCCCTAAAAAGGGAAGTGGATATTTTCCAAGAATTCCTGCCTAGCGAAATAAGATCCGGAGATCCTACTGTAAAAACACTTCTCGATAATACTCGCTATCGTCCAAGGGATTTTATACATTTGTTGAAAAACATTCAAGAACATACAAAAGGAGCCATTCCTACTGTGGGTGAAGTCTGGAATGGACTAAGGACCTACTCACTCAATTACCTCATAGAAGAGATTACAGATGAATTATCCGGTTATCTAACCCCGGAAGAAATCGATAATTCAATAAAGCTCTTGGGATCGATGAATGAAATCAGGTTTAATCTCACTGATTTAGAAATAAAGAAAAATACAGATGAGCGTTTTAATTCTTTAGAATTAACGAGAATACTAAATGTCCTTTTTGATTCCAGCGCAATAGGAAATGTAAGGAGGAATAACTTTGGAGAAGACAGATACACGATGAAGTATCGAAATCCCTATGCAAGTTTTGATCCAAATAAAACTATCACGATTCATTTGGGCCTCTGCAAGGCTCTCAATATACTATAA
- a CDS encoding 50S ribosomal protein L44e — translation MKMPKKLNAYCPFCKKHTAQTVERVRKGRASTLTRITRQKLRANGIGNQGKFSKVPGGDKPTKRLNLRYRCSSCKKAHNRPGFRAGKFDLVES, via the coding sequence GTGAAGATGCCAAAGAAGCTTAATGCTTACTGTCCGTTCTGCAAGAAGCACACCGCACAGACGGTGGAGAGGGTAAGAAAAGGCCGGGCTTCCACCTTGACCCGCATTACCAGGCAGAAGCTCAGAGCTAATGGAATAGGAAATCAGGGCAAATTCTCCAAGGTTCCAGGAGGAGATAAGCCCACGAAGAGGCTGAACCTGAGATACCGCTGTAGCAGCTGCAAGAAGGCCCACAACCGACCCGGATTCAGGGCGGGCAAGTTCGATCTGGTGGAGAGCTGA
- a CDS encoding IS1634 family transposase, which yields MKKKRGRPKKDELIKVSFKIEAQIGLNEDALNNKRKKLGRFVLVSNDTDLNPEVMLNYYKGQQTVERGFRFLKDKSFHVSEVYLKKEERIEALCMIMVLSLLIYSFAEWQLREKLKETGQTIPNQLNKPTQRPTMRWVFEIFMGVIQSVVTSAHIPHFNFLNRVFLQLTIL from the coding sequence TTGAAAAAAAAGCGTGGTCGACCAAAGAAGGATGAGCTCATAAAGGTCAGCTTTAAAATCGAAGCCCAGATTGGTCTAAATGAGGATGCACTAAACAATAAACGCAAGAAGCTCGGTCGATTCGTATTAGTCAGCAACGATACCGATCTTAATCCTGAGGTCATGCTCAATTATTATAAAGGGCAGCAGACTGTAGAACGTGGGTTTCGTTTCCTGAAGGACAAAAGCTTCCATGTCTCTGAGGTTTACCTGAAGAAGGAGGAAAGGATAGAAGCGCTATGCATGATTATGGTTCTCAGTCTACTTATTTACTCCTTTGCCGAATGGCAGCTAAGGGAGAAGCTCAAGGAAACGGGACAAACAATACCTAATCAATTAAATAAACCAACTCAGCGGCCGACTATGAGATGGGTTTTCGAGATTTTTATGGGAGTAATCCAGTCTGTTGTTACTTCAGCCCACATTCCGCACTTTAACTTCCTAAATAGAGTATTTCTTCAGCTAACGATTCTTTAA
- a CDS encoding IS1634 family transposase, with product MDVDVQSYNIGHLGIVAGTFDYLKIAEVIDRALPKQGSRNLPHSITTKAMVLNGLGFTHQRLYLFPNFFMTIPTEKLLGEGVTPSDLNDDVVGRTLDAIYEYGPTELFNEITLQVMKNFSLGTKLIHVDTTNFSVQGKYENDAPDGTDSMRITFGHAKDGRKDLKRFVLGLVTDQFGLPLYTEAFSGNESDKKSIIKMIQKTQKAINFDDESYWIADSAMYTEDNIKLLGTEKKWITRAPATLEEVDKLLNAEPNFTPGIDSRYAFYAADLNYGGIPQRAVVVWSDEKQKRDEQTFDRKIQKETTQAEKELKKLTSKKFACIPDAENDAKIWASAHPHHILKNLDILQVAEKVEKKAWSTKEG from the coding sequence ATGGATGTAGATGTCCAGTCATATAATATAGGTCATCTTGGTATCGTAGCTGGCACTTTTGATTATTTGAAAATCGCAGAAGTAATAGATAGAGCACTACCAAAACAAGGTTCAAGGAATCTTCCTCATTCGATAACAACTAAAGCCATGGTCCTTAACGGTTTAGGGTTCACTCATCAGCGGCTATACCTGTTTCCCAATTTCTTCATGACCATACCAACCGAAAAGCTTCTCGGCGAAGGCGTCACTCCATCAGATCTCAATGATGATGTAGTCGGCAGGACGCTCGATGCGATTTATGAATACGGCCCGACCGAGCTGTTCAATGAGATTACTCTGCAGGTCATGAAAAATTTCTCATTAGGAACTAAGCTGATCCACGTTGATACAACGAACTTCAGCGTTCAGGGCAAATACGAAAATGATGCCCCTGACGGCACGGATTCGATGAGAATCACCTTTGGTCATGCCAAAGACGGCAGAAAGGATCTTAAACGGTTTGTTCTCGGTTTGGTAACAGACCAGTTTGGATTGCCACTTTATACCGAAGCGTTTTCTGGTAATGAATCGGACAAGAAAAGCATAATCAAAATGATCCAAAAAACGCAAAAGGCAATCAACTTTGATGACGAAAGCTACTGGATCGCCGATAGTGCTATGTATACCGAGGATAATATCAAGCTTCTGGGAACGGAGAAGAAATGGATCACTCGTGCCCCGGCGACTTTAGAAGAGGTAGATAAACTTCTCAATGCTGAACCGAATTTCACTCCTGGCATCGATTCTAGATATGCCTTTTACGCTGCCGACCTAAATTATGGCGGCATTCCGCAACGTGCCGTTGTTGTTTGGTCTGATGAAAAACAAAAGAGGGATGAACAGACCTTCGACAGGAAGATCCAGAAGGAGACCACTCAGGCCGAAAAAGAGCTTAAAAAACTCACGAGCAAGAAGTTCGCCTGCATTCCTGATGCCGAAAACGATGCTAAGATCTGGGCATCTGCGCATCCTCATCACATTCTCAAAAATCTAGATATACTTCAAGTGGCAGAAAAAGTTGAAAAAAAAGCGTGGTCGACCAAAGAAGGATGA